The Deltaproteobacteria bacterium genome contains the following window.
CCCTTTTGCTGGATCAGTCCGCCGTAAATCCCGACATTGCCGCTCTCGGCGACGATCCGGCCCAGGTTTATCGCCCTGTCTTCAGGGGCGCTGATCACAACGGATATGTCGGGATCAAGGGAATCGACAAGGTATACGCTATGCCCTGCCGCAAGGATCACATCACCTTTGGGAGAATTGATAATCCCGCTGTTCTCGACATCCGGCGCTATCAGGTATACCTTTCCCCCCTCGGGTGTTGTTATGGCGCCCTGGTTCTGAATAGGCCCGGCAAAGGCCCCTGCGGTGAAGTTATATTTTCCGGCCAGAAAATCCTGATTGCTGATGTTCAGCGTCGAAGCAACAAGCCCGTTCACATCGATCCGTGCACCCTGGCCGAAGAGTATACCGTTGGGGTTAATGAGAAATACCCTGCCGTTGGATTGCAACATGCCGAGAATCCGGGAGGGGTCCTGGCCGATTACCCGGTTCAGGACGGCGCTTGTGCTGCTCTGCTGGATGAAGCGCACGGCCTCATTGGTATTGATCGAAAAGCGCTGCCAGTTGATGATCGAATTGGGGCTGTTGGTGATCGTGAGGTTGTTGCCCTGGGTATTCATGCTAACCTGTCCGTTCACAACCTGCTGCCCGGCAGGAAGGGCAAAAACTGTGCTTGCGCTGAAGAAAATCAATGTGATTAAAGAAACAAGCTTATTGGCTGTCAGGAAAAGCCTCCTTTTTCTGCACCGATTTGCTTTCATTTTACACTCCTTCACGAATATGCCATTCATTAAAACAATATACTTGCCGACAAATGCCAGACATTGCTCCATCGTGCTGTGTTCTCATCGGGGGGATCAACCACGAAGCCGCAATCAGCCGAGAGGGAGAATCTTTTACCATCCGTTATGCGCAAGCCTGGACCAATGCCGGCAATTTCAGTGCTGACCGTCTCGCCCGGCAAAGGGTCTTTGCGGGAAACATACCCTCTGTCATAAAACACCAGTATGCGGGACTGAAAAGCACTGACATTAAACAACTTGCACAGGTCCGGAGAGTATATCTCGAAACTCCCAGAATATCCCCGATCGTTGGAGAACTCCCTCTCCTGAAAACCACGGACAGAGTTCGCTCCGCCAATCCCATACTGTTCACCCGGCACAAGCGGGTCATTGGTATATTGCCCGTTAAATACCGCACGTACCTGCCAGTCGCCGCCAGGGGCATACCCTAAATTCACGCCATATCGCAGCATATTGTAACTCCGCCGGGCGCCGGTTCGGGCATTTTCGAAATCCTCTGCACCGTCTCTCCCGTCCCAACTGCCCGCCAGATTTTGTATGCCCATCAGATAAAGGCCGGCATTGACTTTTGAAAAAGTCAATGTCCCGGCGTACGTCAGGCTGAGGGGATGCACCGTGACATTATTACCCAGTTGGAACCCAATAAATTCTACATTGTTTTCATAAGCCCGGTAATCCAGGCCCAAGGTTACCTTATGTTCATAAATGCCGATCCTGGTGAGATTCTGGTTGTAATGCAAACCCAGTATTGTTCCCTTGCCGCTTACGTCCATATTATATGAGGACACGTTTATCGTCCCGGAATTCACATTCGAATGGGCGCCGATCAGGTCTATGGACGACCCTAATGAATAGAACGGCGCATGATAACCGATGCTGTAAATATTGACATCTTTCAGATTCTCCGGAGAGGTAATATATTGAAGTGTCAGGAGATGATCCAGGTTGAAGACATTGGCATGCTGCAAGAGGAAGCCCATGCGCGATCGGCCGGTCTGCTTGTCTCCCGTGTTGTCCGCGGTAATACCTGCCTTCCAGGGCTTCTCATCCTTCACCGTAAGGTTCGCGTCAATTTCGGTTTCCTTTTTGTCGCTGTTTTTCAGTTGCAGGTCTATCTTTTTTGCAGGGTTCTCATTCGCAAGCTTGATACTGCGAGATACGGCATTGATATTGGGAGTCTCGCCCTGACGCAGCCCCGGCAAACTGCCAAGAATATTCTCCCGGTTAAAAAAACGGTTCCCCTTAATATTAATGTTTCCTATACGGTTCTCAATGACTTTCAGGCGAACAACACCTTTTTCCAACTCCTGCTCCGGCAGCATCACCGCGACCATGGTAAAGCCGCGGTTACGGTAGGCTTTTTCAAGCTCCTCAATCGCCTCCTGCACCGTACCAAAATCTTTCTCTATGCCGGTAAAGGGGGAAAGGATAGCTTCAAGTTTGTCAGCGGCAATAAGCGTATTCCCTTCCACCTGGTAACGCATGATAGAAAAGCGAGGTATCGCATCCCGGCTATCTTCGGCGGCAAAAGAGACAGAGGCAATCAACAGAAAAATCCCAATAAATACAAGATGGACTATGCGTATCATGTGTGCTCCATTCTTAATGGCAGCTTTTTAATGCTGCTTTCGTCATCACTTATACAATTCTTCTTTCTTTTAGCTTCATTCATTAATGTTACAGATAGGTGGATTTTTATCATACCGTGTGTCTCTTTACAAGATTATTCCTGTTAAAACAAACAAAAACTCGTGATCAGAATCATATAAATTTTTCTTGTTAAATTCTGATCCAAAGCAGGGTTAGTCCTAATACCTGCCGAGATAACCCGCTATCTCCTCGATCCCGGAAATGGCTTTCGGCGTCAGCCTGTACAGTGATTCACTCGTGTAATAGACACGTCCTTTCTTGACGGCGTCGAGACTGCCCAATCTTTTCAAGAAACCCTTTGACGTTTCCCTGGTCATCGGACCTTGCCCCATAAAGATAACATCGGGAGATCGCCGGATTACCTCCTCAATAGAATATTTTGGGTAAGGTGAAGCAGTATCGGAGGCGATATTTTGTAATCCTAAGAGTTTTAGGGCGTCATCAATGACCGTGTTCGTTCCTGCGACAATTAATGGTTCTGCTTGAATTATGAAAATCGCCTTTTTCTTAAGATAGCGGGGAGGGGATTTCTGAATCTTCCTTTCGTACTTACGAATCGCTGTCTCAATCCTGTCCGCCCGTTTGGAGGCCCGATCTTTTATACCGAGTACGATTCCTAAATCGCGGATTCCCTGCGGAAGCTCCGTAAGGCGTTTAGCCCTGAATACATACGTTTTAATATTGAGTTTCGTTAACCTATTTCGGATTTCTATCGGATTCCCATCGTCGATCATAACAACCAGATCAGGTTTCATAGCGATGATGGCTTCGATAGATGGATTCGAATAACCGCCGATTTTCGGTTTATCGAGCGCCTGCGGCGGATAGTCGCAAAAGGTGGTAACTGCCGCAATCCGGTCTCCGAGGCCAAGATCGTAGAGGATCTCTGTAACAGAGGGGGCCAGGGAAACAATTCTTTCCGGCGGTGCGGGAAAAACGGTACCGGAAAGAGTAATCCATAACAACGTTGCCAGAAAGCAAATCCTCATCATTCTCATGATATATTTCTCCCCATCCTTCAGGCGGCCCAGCCTATCAAAAATACACCTGATAACATGATGATAGTTCCCATAATTTTCTCCGCGATTTTTTCTTCCTTAAACCACAGTGCGCCGTACAGAACTCCGAAGAGAATGCTGGTACGTTTCAGCGATATCATGTAGGCGACATTTGTCATCGATATAGCCAGCATATGGCTAAAGATCGCTATGGACACAATTGCACCGAGAATCAAACCGATAAGAGGCTTTTTAATCATATTTTTTAAAGGTTCGGCTTTCACTGCCACGGGAATAAAAGCAATCATTACCATAGTGAGGGCTACGTTGTAAATGATGCCGAAAAAATAGGGATTGGAATGAATGATGGCAAGCTTGCCGATGGTTGATGTGAAAGCATAGATAAAGGAAACGAACAACATCAGACGTGATCCCGGTTCTTTGAATATAGCCTTCAGGGGGCCCAGGAGCCCGTACTCAGTCTTTGAAAGATTGAGAGAATATGCCCCTGCTATAATTAGGATTATTCCGCAGAGTCCACCGGGACTGATTTTTTCACCTAAAATTATCCATCCCGTTACAATGATGAACCCGGGGGTAAAAGCTAAAAACGGTACTGTCAGAGACAGGGGTGAAACCTTAAGGGCCTTCATGTAGCAATAAAACGCTAATGCCTCCATAGGCAAACCAATGAGTACACAGAGCCAGAATGTTGTATCGGGGATGATCCAGGGTATAAAAAAAAGGGCTGTCAAGAGCCAGGGCAGAGCGTAACCCAACCGGATGAGCCCCATCATATAGGGTGACTGATCAGAGAAATATTTTTTTGTGACGGCGTCTGATGTGGCCAGACCGAGAGCGGCAAGTAAAGAAAGAAAAAACCATGACACAGGGTAACATCCCTTTTAATCCGTTTGCGGCTTATACGAGAGTATTATCTTTGTACCTGCCCCGGTGTCGGCTGTGTCCACTTATTCGTACTTCCATCATAAAACCACTTATCGGGGAATCCACGGCGCTTTATATACGTGGGTTTCTTTGCCCACGTAATGAGTTCCATATAAGCCTGGTGGATTTTTCTGAAGGTCGCGGTATCGCCTCCGATATCAGGATGGTGTATCTTTGCCTGGCGCCGGTAGGCGTCTTTTATGTCCTTCTGTAATTCAGCGGCTTTCAACGCTGATTTGTCAAGTTTTAGGTGAGACAAGTAAGCTGCTTTAATGGAAGGAACTTTTAACATTGTCGGTTTGACAGAAAGCACCTGTGCATTATTCCTGACGGCTTGTTCAAGTACATGGTTTGAGGCTACGTATCTTTTATTTGTTCGTTTTTTTTCCGCCCACCAAATATTCCCTAACATATCGGCCATCGTGCTGAAGTCTTCAGCAGGTTTTTTTCCGGGGGATCGTGGATAGAAAAAGCTAAATATCTCCTCGGAGCCATAGGGGAGCATGTCCATAATAATCATGACATCGGAAAAATAAAATGTTGCATACTTTGTGTTCAGTGCTTTTATTAAACCTGTTCTTACGTCCAACTTATAAAGGAGCCGTTTCCGGCATTCCAGGGAACAGTACCTACGCCTGCCGATAGTTACAACATTACCGCAGGCAAGACATCTGTATGTTTTCCTGCCGTTTGGCTCGATTATATTTCTAACGATTAATTGGTCCATAATGACGTCATCAGTAAGAGAGTAAAATTTTGCCCCTCAAGTATTACAGAAATGGATCAATGTCAATGCATTCCATTTTTCATCTTGCTTCAAACTGTATTATTATAATAAAAGAATGGGAATAATGATACATTATTTGGGGAAATATCTCACACCATTTAGTAGGACAGGCGGGACGCCTGTCCTACCGTTTACGCAGGTTGGGCGTCTCGCCCGACACTATGTATTGTTTGAAAACGAATTGGTGTAAGTTATCGTGCCGCTTTGTAAATGTTTCTCTCAAGGGATGAGTACATGAAAATTCTGACCGCATTCATTTTTTTTGCTACTCTCTTCAGTACATTTCCCAATGCTGCGCTATCGGAGGTTATCGTCTATGACGTCGTAGCGCTGAGGGGTAAGGAGGTCATGGTCAGAGCCGAGACTCGGGGAACATTCTTCGGCAAAGGTGGGGAGGTTGTGGACTTCATTATTGATGGAAAGTCTATCGGAAAGAACCTTTCCGGCAGAGATGGATTTGCAGTCAAGCGCTTTGTGCCGGTAAAAACAGGTCAGTATAAAATACACGTAAGATCCGGCGATGATAAAGACAGCGGGCTCCTCCTGGCGCTGGAGAGAAAGACGAAAATTGTTTTTATTGATGTTGAGGGCAGTTTGCTGGAAGGGCCATTTGTAGGAAACGCAAAACCCGGAAGCAATAAGGCCATAAAAAAAATCCATAAGAAATTTCCGATAGTTTTTCTCCAGAAAGGTTATCTTAGTGTGAGAACCGTTAGATCATGGCTGAAGAAAAATGACTTTCCCGATGCACCTGTACTGCCTTGGAGTCAGGGCGAAGTATTTAAAGAAATCAGCGAAAAAGGTTTGAAAATTAAGGCGATAGTCGGGGGGGCGGAGGTGATTGGATCCGCACAGATGTATAAACCGCTTGCCTTTAGTTTTGATTCAGTTGAGGAAGCGGAGGTTGTTGAAGGTTGGGAGGAGATTGAAAAAAAGCTGAAATAGAGTGCAGTTCTTGCGATGGCATTCCACTGAACACGACCGGAGGACGGCGCCGGAGAAATTGCAGTCTTCACATTCAGAGAGATGCACTCCCTATGGCTGCTCTTAGGGCATGCACCCTGGCGCCTATATCGGGAGCTCCAACAATTTCTGTCACAAGCGCGATACATCCGGCTCCCCTCCGATATACCTCGGCTATATTGTGCTCTTTGATTCCGCCGATGGCCACAAACGGTAACCTGATATTTCTCACAACATAATCAAGGTATTCCAGTCCCACCGGGGCGCACACGTCTTTCTTGGTATTCGTAGCAAAGATGGGACCGACCCCTATATAATCAACGCCCAACCGTACTGCGGCCTCGGCCTGGGCGGGAGAATGCGTAGAAAGACCGATGAACATTTCCCCCCCCACCAGTTTCCTGACTTTTTCCGGGGGTAAGTCATCCTGGCCCAGGTGCACCCCGTCCGCATCCGCCAACAAGGCAAGGTCGGGACGGTCGTTGACGATGAAAGTAACCCCGGCATCTCTGGTCATTTTCCTTATTATCAGGCATTCTTCGTACTGCTGCCGGTCACTCTTTTCATTTTCACGGTACTGAATGACCCTGATTCCGGAGTCAATCATCCGCGCCACCACTTCAATGTTGCTCCTGCCCAGGGAGTATTCCTCTGCCGTAATCCCATAAATATCCGCCTCAAGCAGACCGGCCAGGGACCGCCTATGTACAGTCATAATTTCCTCCGGACAAAATCTGCCAGTCTTTATATAACGGCTGGTAACCTTGGGAGTAGAGCATCCCTGCCATCTCAGATACGCTCCGCCCGTCCGATATCTCGAATTGACCGGTAGAACAATATTCCGACCGGCCGCCCACGGCGGTACAGGAACCGGCAGACATTTTAGTAGCTCCCAGTTTGACCAGGTGATCCCGCAGATCGGAACGCTCCCTGGTAGAGATGGTAATCCCGCCCCTGTGCATAAAAAGCCTGAACGCCAGCATGTATTGTAATAAGTTTCTATCACTTACCTCAACCCTGGGCTGGAATCCACCCAGGTGCGGACGCATTCGGGGCGGTGAGATGCTTACCTCAACTTCCGGAAACTTGTTCTGAAGATAGTCGGCGTGCAGTCCCGTGAAAAAAGCCTCGGTTCGCCACCGGTTCAACCCGAGCAGGGCGCCCACATTGACTGTCCTTATCCCCGCCTTGCAGGCGCGTTCCGGGGCTTCCAGGCGGTAACGGTAATTTCGTTTCGGGCCTGCCGGATGCATCTGGGCATAAACCTCCTCGTCATAAACCTCCTGGTAGACGGTTAATCCGTCCACACCCGCGGCTATCAACTCCGCATACTCGCTTTCTTCCAGCGGGTAGATTTCGATGCTGATAGACGTGAAATATCTTTTCAGGATCTCAACACATTCCTTGATATAGGAAACCGGCGAATGCTGCCTTGATTCCCCGGTGAGAATGAGAACGTGTTTCAGGCCGGTTACCGCGATAATTTCCGCTTCTTTCTCTACCTCGAGAGGAGTCAGCTTTTTCCTTTCCAGTTTGTTGTTTACCTGGAATCCACAATACACACAATGATTTACGCAATAATTGGAGAGGTAAAGCGGGGTATAAAGAAGGATCACCCTGCCGAAGTGCTGAACGGTAAGGCGGTGGGCTCTCTGGGCCATTTCCTCTAAGTAAGTTTCCGCCGCAGGGGACAGCAGTGCCAGATAATCCCGTTCATTAAGACGATATTTTGCTATAATTTTTTCGATATCGGCGCCGGCAATCCGTTCAAAAAAACCCTCGAAATTGAATGTGCCGTACCGTTGTATTTCTTCGTAGAAACTCATTAATGAGTAATCCCTTACCTTATGTCAAGCTACATCTCTGTACTAACCGTCAAGGAAGTTGAATTAAGCCTCTCAAAATCCCCCCAACCCCCTTTACTAAAGGGGGAGCAGGAGTAGTTATAATTCCCCCCTTTGACAAAGGGGGGTCTGGAATTTGGTCCCCCCTTTGTCAAAAGGGGGGAAAGGGGGATTTCTTAAACTCTTCAAGAATCCCTCAAAAATCCCGTAAGCGGTGAAGATGCCCGGGCAATGTCCATGATTTCCCCCGGCCCTGACAGGAAGGCCATGCGTCCGGCTTCAACGGCCATGCCGAAGGCCCTGGCCATGGCCACCGGATTACCGGCTGTGGCTATGGCGGTGTTCACCAGCACTGCCGCCACACCCATTTCCATGGCCTCCGCCGCCTCGGAGGGGCGCCCGATTCCGGCGTCCACAATGATGGGGAGAGAAATCTCTTCCACCAAGATCCTCACCATCTCCTTGGTTCTGAGCCCGCGGTTGCTGCCGATGGGAGAACCCAGGGGCATCACCGCAGCCGCACCTGCGTCAACCAGCTTCTTTGCCGCCGTCAGGTCCGGACTCATATAGGGCAGCACCACAAAACCTTCCGCAGCCAGTATTTCGGTGGCTTTAATTGTCTCGAAATTATCCGGAAGCAGGTACCTGTTGTCGGTGATTACTTCAATCTTGACCCAGTTGCCGCAACCGGCAGCTCTGGCCAGTCTGGCGATCCGGACCGCTTCCTGGGCATTCCTGGCCCCCGAGGTGTTGGGCATCAGGATGCAGTCCTTGGGCACAAATGCGGCAATATTCTCCTCCTCGAATTCCATGTCTACCCGCCTTAACGCCACGGTTACTACCTGCGCCCCCGAGGCCTTGACAACTTCGGGGATCAATTTGTTGGAAGAAAACTTGCCGGTTCCCAGAAAAAGCCTGCTGGTTAATTCCCGGTCTCCGATCTTTAAAATGTCACTCACTGGCTTAACCTCCTCCCACAAACCTCAAAATCTCCAACCGGTCATTTTCTTTCAGAGCTATATCGGTCCACTCTCCCTTCTTAATCAGATCGTGGTTGTATTCCACAATAACTGCATCGGGATTTAGACTTTTTAATGCAATGAGACCGGCCACCGTTGCACCTTCTTCAATAATTTCTTTTTTGCCGTTTAAGGTAATTTTCAAAGAGTCACCTCCAAGAAGAGATTCATAAAAAAAAGCCTACCGCCAAGGGTAAGCTTTCTGATCATTTAATTGCCATTGACTGTTTAAGTCAATCGGCAATACAGCTTCTGCTTCCCTACGATGGCATTACCCATATCAGGTTCAGAGGGTTGAGATTATTCTCTCTCAGCCTTGCAGCACCCCAAAGCTAAACTATTCACTTTTAGGGTATTTATATTTTATATGCAGATGGTTGTCAAGATGGAAATGCATTGATTTGGAATGACTGAAAAATGGTGTAAAAAATAAGGGATATCCGTGAAATATTAGTATTCCAACAGGATATCCCCTACTGTGGATTTGTCTATAATTGACTGACGGCAAGGCCTCTTATTTTGTTTTTTCTGCAGGAGCAGCGGGGGCTTCTTCTTTAGGCGTTGCCTCCGCTACTTTACCTTTATCTGCTTTCTCTTTTTCAGTCGAAACAGCGGCTTTTTCTTCAGGCTTTGCCTTATCCACTGCTAATTCCTTGATTTTTTCTTCCTGAGCCTTGATCTTGTCGGCCATATCCTTTATCTGCTGTTTCGTGGAGTCAATATTCCCATTAGCCTTGATCCGATCGCCCTGCAGGTCGTTTTTCTTCAACTTCAAACTGGTGAGCGCCTTGATATTGTCTTCTTTTTTACCGAGGCCGGGCGTCGCATCAATAGCCTCCTGCTTTACGATGTCGTAATCGAGGCTTGCGTCCTTCAGGTCAATGTTAACCAGTTCTTCCTCATATTCGGCTAACTTTTTCTGCTTTACAGCCAGTTCAGTTTTCAATTGCGCCAGCTTCAGTTTCTCTTCAGCGACCTTGACCGCAAACTCAGCCTTGGGGAATCCACCCCGTTTGTCTTCCGGGACCTTCGCTACGATTTTCGGATCAACGTTTGAGGTGATCGATGTCACCTTCGCGGAGATCGAACCCGTGAGTTCATCCATCGTCGCACAACCGGTAAATGCAAATGTAATCACCAGTAAAAAGATAATTGCTGTTTTCTTCATCGCCTGTCCTCCATCAAAGCTGTATTTGCCGATCCTTATGAGTGAAACCCGTCATTTTACTGCGGGCAGTGTAAGGAAAAGTAAAGTGAGTGTCAAGAAAAAATGACCACATTAATACAACTCATACCTGAGGAGACGGCATTCAATCGGCCCATTGAATAACACAAACCGACGTGATGCCTTGAGGCCGATGTGTTTGGCCAGTTCCATATTCCCGGTCAATACAAAGCCTGTCCATCCCCGGCAACGCTGCTTCATTATATCACCAATCTGACGATAAAGATCCTTGAGCTTCTCAACATCACCCAACCTCTTGCCGTAAGGGGGGTTCATTATCACGACTCCTTTATCACCTTCCGGCGTAAACTCATCCAGGGCCGAATGAAAGAAGTATATCTGCCCTTCAAAACCTGCTGCATCAGCGTTGCGGCGTGCCAGTGCAAGCGCACGGCTATCCTGGTCATATCCCGTAATGAGCCCGACAGGCAGCTTCTGAATACCCTTTTCAGCATCAGCCAAAATCAGATCCCATAATCCGGCGTCGAAATCCAGCCAGCGCTGGAAACCAAATGACCGGTTGCGCCCCGGAGCCACCCGTCCTGCAAAAAAACCTGCTTCAATGGGAATGGTACCCGATCCGCACATGGGATCAGCCAGGGGCATTGTGCCGTCCCAACCGGTCAGGGCAATAATGGCAGATGCCAAGGTCTCCCGCAGGGGAGCCTCAGTGCGCTCAAGACGATAGCCGCGACGATCAAGCGCATCGCCGGAACTGTCCAAAGATACCGTACAGACATTTTTTGCCAAATGAATATTTATACGAACATTCGGTGATGATGTGTTCACGTTGGGACGGGTGCCACAATGCTTGCGAATACGATCGACAATGGCATCCTTGGTCTTGAGAGCGACAAATCCCGAATGGGTGATGGCCGAATCCCGTAACGTACAGTCCACTGCAAGCGTCATGGAGGGCCTTATTAAATCATGCCAGACAATGCCGTGCACACCGGCGTAGAGGTCCTCAGGCGATGCACAGGGAAACGTGGCCATAGTTACCAATATCCGACTGGCGGTACGCAACCAGAGATTGGCACGATACAGACCGGCATGGTCGGTAACAAATGACACACCGCCTCGTCCTGCGCTTGCTCCCTGAATATCCAGAGCCTGTAACTCGGCTGCGGCGATCTCTTCGGCTCCTCGCGGTACTGCTGCAAAGCAGTTCATTGATGTTTTCCGTTCACTGGCCGGACGTGCAACACGCCTTATCACACGCTTTTTTTCAGTCATCTCCTTGCTCCTGTCTTTCTGGTACATATTCCTCCAACAGTTGCCGGAATTCCTCTACTGTCTCTCTGTTATCAATCACATTACGCCCTTAGCGTTCTTTCTCAGCCGGCCGCATCTGATTTTCATTTTTTAATGAGAACTTGCTTTTTTGTTGTGGAAGTATAAGCGGGAGTTCGTTCGAAGCACTTGAAAAGGGTGCCGTCATAAGTGTTGATGAAGGGCTCATCCGAGTACGGTACCTGCCAATACAGTCAATATCGGCTTAATCAGAAACAGCTACCGATTATCATGCTTTCTCTTAATAAGTGGCTGTTATCCCCCAATTTTCTTGAGGGTCATTCCTTGTTTTTCTTCCTAATTCGCGCTCTTCCAGGCTCTAAAACAGTAAAGCTGCCGTCAAGTTCTGTAGCATGTCCCCCAAGCAGATCGATCACGGCTGCAACCATTGAGGAGCGCATGCTCGCCGGATAGCGGATTAGCAGTACGCCCGTTATCGCATGTTGATGCGCAAAAACCCACTCACCAAAATCCTTGTCTTCCGTTATCAATAGCCGGTTTTCCGCCACCGCCAATTCCAATACCGCTTCATCTGGTAATGATGGGGATATTTCGGCGATTGCATTGACGGAATAGCCTACTGTCCGCAGTGCGCGAATGACGGAAAAATCGCAACTTTCGTCTGCCAAAATACTCAATGGTTTTGTATTCAATCGGCAGTGCCTGTCTTTAAAAAGATAGTTGTTTCATTGCGGATCATATCGGCGGCGTAAATCAACGCCGCCTGGATGGCTTCTTTCGACAGATTTGGATAAGCATCCAGTAAATCTTCAAAAGAGGCGCCTTCACCCAATTTTCTTACGATGAGGTCGACAGGTATCCTGGTCCCTTTGATGACGGGTTTCCCCAGCATCACTTCCGGTTTGGTCTCTATCATGTCATGGGCATTCATAACATCCCTCCATTATTGGTTATTATGATACCATAAATTTAGATTCAGGACACTTGTTTCTTTACCGAAAAAAGGAAACATCATGCCGCGACATGGAGCGATCAGGTGATATCCTCAATGAAACCATAAAAGACTCTCGCCTCCGGATCCAGATATAGCTGAGAATGATTTTATGTCCCGCTTGGGGATTGGGAGAAAAACCTTCCCCTTTTGGCGATGACTTTAGTCTGATCTTTTATGCACAAAGGATTCGAGGGGTCGAGGATTCAGGGATTCGATAGTAGTTGAGAAGAAGTTCTTCCTTGAATCCTTAAATCCTTAGCAATTCAAAAATAGTTATGACAATCATCATATGGTGATATTTCATTTTTGGTTCATCCGGTTGATGCGTATTTCTTTGACGTCTTAGTAAAATCTATGTATATACAGCCACTTTAAAATCAATTTTCCAGATCAAATATGCGGAGGGTCCGATCGCTATGGTTCAAAAAGATAGGTTTTGGCTGTTGCTCTGTGTATTCATTTTGGGTGCATTTATTTTTGTATATCCTGCTTTTGCGGAGGTTAAAGTCTTCGAACAGGAAGTCGAGGAGTCTGTCAGCCGGGGACAGAGTCAGGAGCAGGTGGAAGCATTCGCTCTCCAGAAGGCCAAGCGCCTCGCCGTAGAGGAGGCGGGGACCTATATCTCCTCCCTGACGGTAGTCAGGAATTATCAGCTCCAGTCAGACGAAGTGACCGCCCTCGCCTCTGGCGTCGTCCAGGCGAAAATTGTAGGCATTCCCGCCGTACGGGTGGAAAACGGTGTCGTCCACGTCAAGGTGAAGGCCCGGATCGATGTGGATACGAGTATCCTTGACCGCCAGGTACAGGAGATCATGAAGGAGAAGGGTACCCTGAAGAAGCTGGAGAAGGAGCGAAAGAAGAACAAGGAACTGGAAGAAAAACTGGCCAATCTGAAGAGTTCCGAGGTGAAGCGACTGGAGGAACTGAACACCCAAGCCCTGGCCCTGGAGCGGGAGCGGGATCGCCAGCGCCTCTTCCGGGAAGAGCAGGCGATCAAAGCAAGAGGCGAGCTGAGCAATGCCGAGGCGGACCGCTTCAAAAAGGAGCGGGAGATGCTGGATCGGATCAACCGGACCCTGGCGGAACAGGAGAAAGCAAAACGGGATGAGGCGACTGCCCTGGCCG
Protein-coding sequences here:
- a CDS encoding thiazole synthase → MLKIGDRELTSRLFLGTGKFSSNKLIPEVVKASGAQVVTVALRRVDMEFEEENIAAFVPKDCILMPNTSGARNAQEAVRIARLARAAGCGNWVKIEVITDNRYLLPDNFETIKATEILAAEGFVVLPYMSPDLTAAKKLVDAGAAAVMPLGSPIGSNRGLRTKEMVRILVEEISLPIIVDAGIGRPSEAAEAMEMGVAAVLVNTAIATAGNPVAMARAFGMAVEAGRMAFLSGPGEIMDIARASSPLTGFLRDS
- the thiS gene encoding sulfur carrier protein ThiS, which produces MKITLNGKKEIIEEGATVAGLIALKSLNPDAVIVEYNHDLIKKGEWTDIALKENDRLEILRFVGGG
- a CDS encoding THUMP domain-containing protein, which gives rise to MTEKKRVIRRVARPASERKTSMNCFAAVPRGAEEIAAAELQALDIQGASAGRGGVSFVTDHAGLYRANLWLRTASRILVTMATFPCASPEDLYAGVHGIVWHDLIRPSMTLAVDCTLRDSAITHSGFVALKTKDAIVDRIRKHCGTRPNVNTSSPNVRINIHLAKNVCTVSLDSSGDALDRRGYRLERTEAPLRETLASAIIALTGWDGTMPLADPMCGSGTIPIEAGFFAGRVAPGRNRSFGFQRWLDFDAGLWDLILADAEKGIQKLPVGLITGYDQDSRALALARRNADAAGFEGQIYFFHSALDEFTPEGDKGVVIMNPPYGKRLGDVEKLKDLYRQIGDIMKQRCRGWTGFVLTGNMELAKHIGLKASRRFVLFNGPIECRLLRYELY
- a CDS encoding DUF433 domain-containing protein; amino-acid sequence: MNAHDMIETKPEVMLGKPVIKGTRIPVDLIVRKLGEGASFEDLLDAYPNLSKEAIQAALIYAADMIRNETTIFLKTGTAD
- a CDS encoding DUF5615 family PIN-like protein, which codes for MNTKPLSILADESCDFSVIRALRTVGYSVNAIAEISPSLPDEAVLELAVAENRLLITEDKDFGEWVFAHQHAITGVLLIRYPASMRSSMVAAVIDLLGGHATELDGSFTVLEPGRARIRKKNKE